In the genome of Bradyrhizobium arachidis, one region contains:
- a CDS encoding DUF2061 domain-containing protein, whose amino-acid sequence MLSFIFTGSVKVAGSIAGAEAITKMILYYLHERAWSVILWDQRGPTGGESSST is encoded by the coding sequence GTGCTGAGTTTCATCTTCACGGGCAGCGTAAAGGTTGCAGGCTCGATCGCCGGCGCTGAAGCGATCACGAAAATGATCCTCTACTATCTTCACGAAAGAGCCTGGTCCGTCATTCTCTGGGACCAGCGAGGTCCAACCGGTGGCGAGTCCAGCTCAACCTGA